A single genomic interval of Loxodonta africana isolate mLoxAfr1 unplaced genomic scaffold, mLoxAfr1.hap2 scaffold_34, whole genome shotgun sequence harbors:
- the LOC100674790 gene encoding olfactory receptor 14A16-like: MNNFTSVTMFFLMGFSDVREIQISHAVLFLLLYLAAVLGNVLIITLTSKDHRLHTPMYFFLQNLSFLDLCLISITVPKSIANSLANHTTISFLGCVSQVFFFFLSATTEVSLLTVMSYDRYVAICHPLRYEVIMSHGACVQMAASSWVSGVLNAILHTASTFSIPVCGSPEVHQFFCDVPQLLSLACSYNTVELVVIVLSLVLDFGCFVFIDISYIHIFSTVLRIPSREGRSRAFSTCLPHLTVVTLFLFSGFFAYLRPLPKSPSPLDLLVSVFYTTVPPIMNPIIYSLRNKDMKMALKKLKEWALPFKLGELMPHIS; this comes from the coding sequence atgaacaacttCACCTCTGTGACCATGTTCTTCCTAATGGGGTTTTCTGATGTTCGGGAGATCCAGATCTCACATGCTGTGTTGTTTTTGCTGCTATACCTGGCAGCTGTACTGGGGAACGTTCTCATCATCACTCTCACAAGCAAGGATCATCGGCTCCACacccctatgtatttcttcctgcaGAACTTGTCCTTTCTGGATCTCTGCCTCATTTCCATCACTGTTCCCAAATCCATCGCAAACTCTCTGGCTAATCACACCACCATCTCATTTCTCGGCTGTGTTTCACaggtatttttcttcttcctctcagCCACTACAGAAGTATCTCTACTCACAGTGATGTCTTATGACCGCTACGTTGCCATCTGCCACCCACTGAGGTATGAAGTCATCATGAGCCATGGAGCCTGTGTGCAGATGGCAGCTTCCTCATGGGTCAGTGGAGTTCTCAATGCAATTCTGCACACAGCTTCTACCTTCTCCATACCTGTGTGTGGGTCTCCTGAAGTTCATCAGTTCTTCTGTGATGTTCCACAACTGCTGTCCCTCGCCTGTTCTTATAATACTGTGGAATTAGTAGTCATTGTGCTCAGCCTGGTGTTAGATTTTGGCTgttttgtgtttattgatatCTCTTACATTCACATCTTCTCCACTGTTCTGAGAATCCCATCCAGAGAAGGCAGGTCTAGAGCTTTCTCCACGTGCTTGCCTCACCTCACTGTTgtgactctctttctcttttctggtttttttgCCTATTTACGACCTTTACCCAAATCTCCATCACCCTTGGATTTGCTGGTGTCGGTATTCTATACTACAGTGCCACCCATCATGAATCCCATCATCTACAGTCTGAGAAATAAGGATATGAAGATGGCATTAAAGAAACTTAAAGAGTGGGCATTGCCCTTCAAATTAGGAGAGTTAATGCCACATATATCATGA